A single region of the Ziziphus jujuba cultivar Dongzao chromosome 10, ASM3175591v1 genome encodes:
- the LOC125418101 gene encoding BURP domain-containing protein 5 isoform X1, translated as MHICWLQRLEAMPMLIILKWSFTGTRLYQLLPCPKLFGIYYSRLDGGRRLFGGRDSSWWGCSVSCGAYDSHASLFRPSCPFEISCFSYCGLDLQRLNEHQSAKENGYVGVGKEVEMEPDISPSLAYASPPGSVSVHHSDADVKSFFFESDLHEGSKMKLSFPKIKNSAKFLPSQVSESIPFSTTKLPEILAHFSMKSKSLQAKAMEDTLKVCEAPALNGEDKYCATSLESLVDFGVSKLGNQIKIISPTQVQREDPHVYTIGRGTKMIGDKSVECHKLNYVYAVFYCHEVQGTRAYRVPLKQQLQQPREDGDVALAVCHSDTSAWNPKNEAFQQLKVKPGTVPICHFLSSDTLFLVNK; from the exons ATGCACATTTG CTGGTTGCAGCGGTTGGAAGCTATGCCTATGCTTATAATTCTGAAATGGAGCTTTACTGGCACTCGGCTTTACCAACTACTGCCATGCCCAAAGCTCTTTGGGATTTATTACAGCCGGCTG GATGGCGGAAGGCGATTATTTGGCGGTAGGGATAGCAGTTGGTGGGGCTGCAGTGTTAGTTGTGGTGCGTATGATAGCCATGCAAGCCTATTTCGACCCAGCTGCCCTTTCGAGATTTCATGCTTTTCTTATTGTGGGCTTGACCTGCAGAGACTAAACGAACATCAAA GTGCAAAGGAAAATGGTTATGTAGGCGTTGGCAAAGAAGTAGAAATGGAACCAGACATCAGTCCCAGCCTAGCTTATGCCTCTCCTCCTGGAAGCGTGAGCGTTCATCACTCGGATGCTGATGTCAAGTCTTTCTTCTTTGAAAGTGATCTGCATGAAGGTTCAAAAATGAAGTTATCAtttcccaaaataaaaaactcgGCCAAATTCCTACCTAGCCAAGTTTCGGAATCCATTCCTTTCTCAACCACCAAGTTACCGGAAATTCTAGCCCACTTCTCTATGAAATCCAAATCCTTGCAAGCAAAAGCAATGGAAGACACACTTAAGGTGTGTGAGGCACCAGCCCTGAATGGGGAAGACAAGTACTGTGCAACTTCATTAGAATCTCTTGTAGATTTCGGAGTTTCGAAGCTAGGGAACCAGATAAAGATAATTTCTCCAACCCAGGTACAGAGAGAAGATCCACATGTATACACCATTGGAAGAGGAACAAAGATGATTGGAGACAAGTCAGTGGAGTGCCACAAGCTTAACTATGTTTATGCAGTGTTCTACTGCCATGAGGTCCAGGGCACAAGGGCTTATAGAGTTCCACTCAAGCAGCAGCTGCAGCAGCCACGAGAAGATGGTGATGTTGCACTTGCTGTTTGTCACTCTGATACATCAGCTTGGAACCCTAAGAATGAGGCTTTTCAGCAGCTTAAAGTGAAGCCTGGAACTGTACCTATATGCCATTTCCTTAGCAGTGACACCCTTTTCTTGGTTAACAAGTGA
- the LOC107410868 gene encoding BURP domain-containing protein 5-like, producing MARRPTIFMSCVAFILLLIAEIQALNAETSAGQQNVQADHQMIEMVGSNAYNPPSQLLYWQSALPNTTMPKLLMDLLLPPGSAYDPRGNIDVRPHSSVDATYFLVSDIQQERTVKMLFPKAMNITKFLPRQVAESIPFSSTKLPEIFAHFAIDPKSLEAKTMEIVLKDCEQPFPEEEERRCVTSLESLVDFVVSKIGNKVDVYVTEVENEEAQEFIIGKKTELKNGDVSVICHKENFAYAVFYCHKIYGTKAYWVPLKKVGVDDYGAKISKNFAVAICHTETSSWDPNIVPFQQLKVKPGTAFCHFIRSDTLLVTVANK from the exons ATGGCTAGAAGACCGACCATCTTCATGTCATGTGTGGCTTTCATACTTCTCTTAATAGCAGAAATCCAG GCACTTAATGCAGAAACATCAGCAGGTCAACAAAATGTACAAGCAGACCACCAAATG ATTGAAATGGTTGGAAGCAATGCTTATAATCCTCCTTCTCAGCTTCTCTACTGGCAGTCAGCCTTACCAAATACAACCATGCCCAAACTTCTGATGGATCTTCTACTGCCACCTG GCTCTGCCTATGACCCCAGAGGAAACATAGATGTTCGTCCTCACTCTAGTGTGGATGCGACTTACTTCTTAGTATCCGATATCCAACAAGAACGGACAGTGAAAATGCTATTCCCTAAAGCCATGAACATCACCAAATTCTTACCACGCCAAGTTGCAGAATCAATACCCTTCTCAAGCACCAAGTTACCAGAAATCTTTGCCCACTTTGCAATCGACCCGAAATCCTTGGAAGCCAAAACAATGGAGATAGTACTCAAAGACTGTGAACAACCATTCCCAGAAGAGGAAGAGAGACGCTGTGTAACTTCGTTAGAATCACTAGTTGATTTTGTGGTTTCAAAGATCGGCAACAAAGTGGATGTTTATGTGACAGAGGTAGAGAATGAAGAGGCCCAAGAATTCATAATTGGTAAGAAAACAGAGTTGAAAAATGGAGATGTGTCAGTGATCTGTCACAAGGAGAACTTTGCTTATGCAGTGTTTTACTGTCATAAGATCTATGGCACAAAGGCTTATTGGGTTCCATTAAAGAAGGTTGGTGTTGATGATTATGGTGCAAAAATATCGAAGAATTTCGCAGTTGCTATTTGTCACACTGAAACTTCATCTTGGGATCCCAATATTGTGCCGTTTCAGCAGCTTAAAGTAAAGCCTGGAACTGCTTTTTGCCATTTCATCCGCAGTGACACCCTTCTCGTGACGGTTGCTAATAAGTAA
- the LOC125418101 gene encoding BURP domain-containing protein 3 isoform X2 — MQFQQCFFLYVYLVAAVGSYAYAYNSEMELYWHSALPTTAMPKALWDLLQPAGAKENGYVGVGKEVEMEPDISPSLAYASPPGSVSVHHSDADVKSFFFESDLHEGSKMKLSFPKIKNSAKFLPSQVSESIPFSTTKLPEILAHFSMKSKSLQAKAMEDTLKVCEAPALNGEDKYCATSLESLVDFGVSKLGNQIKIISPTQVQREDPHVYTIGRGTKMIGDKSVECHKLNYVYAVFYCHEVQGTRAYRVPLKQQLQQPREDGDVALAVCHSDTSAWNPKNEAFQQLKVKPGTVPICHFLSSDTLFLVNK; from the exons ATGCAGTTTCAGCAGTGCTTTTTCCTTTATGTTTAT CTGGTTGCAGCGGTTGGAAGCTATGCCTATGCTTATAATTCTGAAATGGAGCTTTACTGGCACTCGGCTTTACCAACTACTGCCATGCCCAAAGCTCTTTGGGATTTATTACAGCCGGCTG GTGCAAAGGAAAATGGTTATGTAGGCGTTGGCAAAGAAGTAGAAATGGAACCAGACATCAGTCCCAGCCTAGCTTATGCCTCTCCTCCTGGAAGCGTGAGCGTTCATCACTCGGATGCTGATGTCAAGTCTTTCTTCTTTGAAAGTGATCTGCATGAAGGTTCAAAAATGAAGTTATCAtttcccaaaataaaaaactcgGCCAAATTCCTACCTAGCCAAGTTTCGGAATCCATTCCTTTCTCAACCACCAAGTTACCGGAAATTCTAGCCCACTTCTCTATGAAATCCAAATCCTTGCAAGCAAAAGCAATGGAAGACACACTTAAGGTGTGTGAGGCACCAGCCCTGAATGGGGAAGACAAGTACTGTGCAACTTCATTAGAATCTCTTGTAGATTTCGGAGTTTCGAAGCTAGGGAACCAGATAAAGATAATTTCTCCAACCCAGGTACAGAGAGAAGATCCACATGTATACACCATTGGAAGAGGAACAAAGATGATTGGAGACAAGTCAGTGGAGTGCCACAAGCTTAACTATGTTTATGCAGTGTTCTACTGCCATGAGGTCCAGGGCACAAGGGCTTATAGAGTTCCACTCAAGCAGCAGCTGCAGCAGCCACGAGAAGATGGTGATGTTGCACTTGCTGTTTGTCACTCTGATACATCAGCTTGGAACCCTAAGAATGAGGCTTTTCAGCAGCTTAAAGTGAAGCCTGGAACTGTACCTATATGCCATTTCCTTAGCAGTGACACCCTTTTCTTGGTTAACAAGTGA